A window of Nodosilinea sp. PGN35 genomic DNA:
CAACTCGGGCTCGTTTACGCGCTCGGCAACGGCCCGCGAAACCGTGCTGTGGACTAACTGCGAAGCCGCCGCCGAAATAGCCCGCCAGCTGCGCCTGCGCAACATAGCCGGGGTGATTGTCGTTGACTTCATCGATATGGACTCGCGGCGCGACAAGCTGCAAGTGCTGGAGCATTTCACCAAGGCGCTGCGCTCTGACAAAGCCCGGCCTCAAATTTCGCAGCTGTCTGAACTCGGCCTAGTAGAGCTGACCCGCAAACGCCAGGGTCAAAACATTTACGAGCTGTTTGGTCGCCCCTGCCCTACCTGCGGCGGGTTAGGCCATCTGGTGCATCTACCCGGTGAAGCGCCAACCGACGGCGACAACGAGGCTGCTCCCCGCGCCCTGGTGTCTGGGGGCAGTGCCCCGCCGCCGCTAGCTCCACTGCCAATGGCCGATTCAGACGGGTTTGATGGTCGCCCGGATCTACAAGAGCTAGATCTCGGCAATCACCCCAGCTATCAAGATAAGTCGGGCCGGGGCAACAACCGCCGTCGCCGCCGCCGCGACCCCCTACCCACCCGCAGCAACGGCAAAGAAGCCCCGGTGGTCAAAGACAGCGGCCCGGCCCCAGTTGACTTTAAAGATCCAGTCGAGTCAGTGCCGTCGGTGACCCCCAGAGCTGAAGATGAAAAGGCGTCTCCTCGCGGACGCGGGCGCACCGGGGGACGAAGCGATTCCCCCAGCGACCCCTCCCGCAATCGCAAGCCCGCTGCTCCACCCCAAATGGTCACGGTAGAGATGACTCCCGATGAGCAGCGCATCTACGCCATGATGGGCATTTCACCGATGGTGCTATCGACCCAGGAGGTTGCCGACCCACGCAATGTGGTGGTGTCGGTGGTGCTGCCCGGCCAGGCTCCTCCGGAAATTGTGGCGCTGGCATCGGCCAGCACCGCGACCGAAACCGCTGCTGAGGCCCCGAGCGCGGTGCTGACTGAAACCGTGGCAGAGCCTGAAACCCCATCGCCAAAGCCCTCTCCCAACCGCACGATTCGCACCCGCTCGGCTCGAGCCCAGGCCCAGGAGGTCGAGGCCCCCCCCTCGGAGGCGATCGCCGCCCCAGAGCCAGTTATCGATCCGGCAATCAGCGCCAGTGTGAGCCCCGGCGAGGCTACCTCAGAAGCAGAGCCAGAGGCCGCTAGCAGTGTGCGCCGTCGTCGCCGCCGCCGGTCTTCCTCTGCGGGCGACGGTGGCGATGAGTAGGCGGTAGGCCGGTGGTTAGCGATCGCCCTCCGGCGGCCAAGATCGCTGGGGTCGATGAGGTGGGGCGAGGCTGTCTGTTTGGCCCCGTGGTGGCAGCGGCGGTGGTGCTGTCCCCGGATGCCTGTCTGCGGCTTCAAGCCCTGGGGGTAACCGACAGCAAGCGCCTCAGCGCTGCCCAGCGGGCCAGCCTGGTAGGGCCTATCCAGGCCCTAGCCACCGACTATGCCCTGGGGCTAGCCACAGTTCACGACATTGAGCGGCTCAACATTCTGCACGCCAGCCTGCTGGCCATGACCAGGGCGCTGCGCCGCCTCACCACGCCACCAGACTTATGCCTCATTGACGGCAATCAGCCGATCCGCAATCTAGGGCTCTCTCAGCAGACGGTGGTGCAGGGCGATCGCCTGCACACCGAAATTGCCGCCGCCAGCATTTTGGCCAAGGTGTGGCGCGATCGCCTGATCGTGCGCCTCGACCGCCGCTACCCCGGCTATCACTTGGCCCGCAACAAGGGCTACGGCAGCGCCGCCCACCGCCTAGCGCTGCAAACCCTGGGGCCAACCCCCCAGCACCGCCGCTCCTTTAAAGGGTGCAGCCAGGGCCAGAGAACTGATAACGAATCCAGCCTGTACACCTCCGACTAGAGGGACTCAAAGCGTCTGCCAAAGGGAAACAGCGCCAGGGGCAGCAGCTTGATGTGCTGTTTGGCAAAGGGCAAACCGATGATGGTAATGGCCAGCAGCACCGCATGAAAGAGATGCACCAGGGCAATTTCCCAGCCAAAGAAAAACAGCCACGCCACATTCAGCACAATGTTCAGCGTGCTGTTGG
This region includes:
- a CDS encoding ribonuclease HII, whose translation is MVSDRPPAAKIAGVDEVGRGCLFGPVVAAAVVLSPDACLRLQALGVTDSKRLSAAQRASLVGPIQALATDYALGLATVHDIERLNILHASLLAMTRALRRLTTPPDLCLIDGNQPIRNLGLSQQTVVQGDRLHTEIAAASILAKVWRDRLIVRLDRRYPGYHLARNKGYGSAAHRLALQTLGPTPQHRRSFKGCSQGQRTDNESSLYTSD
- a CDS encoding Rne/Rng family ribonuclease, which produces MPKQIVIAEQNRIAAVFSEDQIQELIVATGSHQVSDIYLGTVENVLPGIDAAFVNIGDSERNGFMHVTDLGPLKLKRSAGSITELVVPQQKVLVQIMKEPTGNKGPRLTGNISLPGRYLVLMPSGRGVNLSRRIRSESERNRLRALAILIKPAGMGLLVRTEAEGISENAIIEDLETLQKQWESIQQQALSTRPPALLNRDDDFIQRVLRDAYNAEVNRIVTDSATGMKRVKQHLANWSDGQVPAGVLIDHHRERIPILEYFRVNAAIREALKPRVDLPSGGYIIIERTEALTVIDVNSGSFTRSATARETVLWTNCEAAAEIARQLRLRNIAGVIVVDFIDMDSRRDKLQVLEHFTKALRSDKARPQISQLSELGLVELTRKRQGQNIYELFGRPCPTCGGLGHLVHLPGEAPTDGDNEAAPRALVSGGSAPPPLAPLPMADSDGFDGRPDLQELDLGNHPSYQDKSGRGNNRRRRRRDPLPTRSNGKEAPVVKDSGPAPVDFKDPVESVPSVTPRAEDEKASPRGRGRTGGRSDSPSDPSRNRKPAAPPQMVTVEMTPDEQRIYAMMGISPMVLSTQEVADPRNVVVSVVLPGQAPPEIVALASASTATETAAEAPSAVLTETVAEPETPSPKPSPNRTIRTRSARAQAQEVEAPPSEAIAAPEPVIDPAISASVSPGEATSEAEPEAASSVRRRRRRRSSSAGDGGDE
- a CDS encoding YccF domain-containing protein, which translates into the protein MSLLGNIIWLIFGGFLTGLGYIFGGLALCLTIVGIPFGIQAIKLGTATMTPFGRKLVEASNPNSTLNIVLNVAWLFFFGWEIALVHLFHAVLLAITIIGLPFAKQHIKLLPLALFPFGRRFESL